In Candidatus Chlorohelix allophototropha, the following are encoded in one genomic region:
- a CDS encoding DUF4113 domain-containing protein: protein MTGLSQQGVQLSYFGEGVAQIEQQGRLMVTVDSLNRRYGRNTLRLASAGIGQEWQMKRGRVSPPYTTSWEDLPVAWALT, encoded by the coding sequence GTGACGGGCTTGTCGCAGCAGGGGGTGCAACTGAGCTATTTCGGGGAAGGAGTAGCGCAAATCGAGCAGCAGGGGCGGTTGATGGTGACGGTGGATAGCCTGAACCGGCGTTACGGACGGAATACGCTACGGCTGGCGTCTGCCGGGATAGGGCAGGAATGGCAGATGAAACGGGGGCGGGTTTCTCCGCCTTACACCACCAGTTGGGAGGATTTGCCGGTAGCCTGGGCGCTTACTTGA
- a CDS encoding alpha/beta fold hydrolase translates to MTVEFFHEANDGQSLFVKSWNLEKHTIKGIIQIAHGLGETADYYTEFAEKANAEGFAVYVAEARGHGRTAGDVKLPDYKGGDIGEGGFGQLRDDLYAVTKFIRAEYPEAPLFLLGHSMGSVVARLYSFAYGKEIRGLILTGAYSASKNIDELVTLVEKEIKKNGLKTPCKETFEALFYGLNQQFEPATTALDWITSDKEMVEYSLKLPYTYILFNNQFYLYYLLAVKEVEAVGNIRKIPPTLPIFLLSGDKDSATDNGKRTIDQFEKYKAVGLEDIQLKLYDNKRHSLLREVNRGEVTADILDWITTRL, encoded by the coding sequence ATGACGGTTGAGTTTTTTCATGAAGCCAACGATGGGCAGTCGCTTTTTGTAAAAAGCTGGAATCTGGAGAAACACACGATCAAAGGCATCATTCAAATTGCTCACGGCTTGGGAGAAACTGCCGATTATTATACTGAGTTCGCGGAAAAGGCGAACGCGGAAGGCTTTGCCGTTTATGTTGCCGAAGCTCGTGGGCATGGTAGAACCGCCGGAGATGTTAAGTTGCCCGACTATAAAGGCGGTGACATTGGAGAGGGAGGCTTTGGGCAACTTCGCGATGACCTCTATGCTGTTACCAAGTTTATAAGGGCAGAATACCCGGAGGCTCCGCTTTTTTTGTTGGGGCATAGCATGGGTTCGGTAGTGGCACGCCTGTATTCATTTGCATATGGTAAGGAAATACGGGGCTTAATCCTTACTGGTGCTTATTCAGCCTCGAAAAATATTGATGAATTGGTAACTCTGGTGGAAAAAGAAATCAAAAAGAACGGCTTGAAAACCCCCTGCAAAGAAACTTTTGAAGCCCTATTTTATGGGCTTAATCAGCAGTTTGAGCCTGCTACAACTGCGCTTGATTGGATTACCAGTGATAAGGAGATGGTCGAATATTCGTTAAAACTGCCCTATACTTATATCCTGTTTAACAACCAGTTTTACCTGTACTACCTGTTGGCAGTTAAAGAGGTGGAAGCGGTGGGTAATATACGCAAAATCCCGCCAACCCTGCCTATCTTTTTGTTGAGTGGCGATAAGGATAGTGCTACCGATAACGGCAAGCGAACCATCGACCAGTTTGAGAAATATAAAGCTGTTGGTCTCGAAGATATTCAGCTAAAGTTATATGACAATAAAAGGCACAGTCTTCTAAGAGAAGTGAATCGGGGCGAAGTGACTGCCGATATCTTGGATTGGATTACAACCCGCTTATAA
- a CDS encoding IS3 family transposase (programmed frameshift), with protein MTTPRKKYSPTFKSQRVQEVLEGNKTVTQIASEYGIHPNMLTKWKQLALKGLPQSFDERTQKQIALLTAQYEQEKEQLYAEIGRLTTPLRWLEKKVKQALPRSVRLSLIETQKAELSLSKQSELLGISRSSLYYRSVAPTEREIELKHRIDEIYTVYPFYGYRRIHQQLLREGKHLNRKTVQNYMREMGLEAIYPGPNLSKRDQKQRVYPYLLRNLAITRPAQVFGTDITYIKLKHGWLYLVAVIDWYSRYVVSWELSDTLEIDFVLRTTERALAKIKPEIFNSDQGSHFTSPKYTALILGAGVKLSMDGRGRALDNVFTERLWRSLKYECVYLAQFENPKEAKLGIGEYFDFYNNTRPHQALKYQTPAQVYFNTVTPVIMLKS; from the exons ATGACAACACCTAGAAAAAAGTATTCACCCACATTTAAGTCTCAAAGAGTGCAAGAAGTGCTGGAAGGTAATAAAACCGTTACCCAGATAGCTTCTGAATATGGTATTCATCCGAATATGCTCACTAAATGGAAACAACTGGCTCTAAAAGGTCTGCCACAATCCTTTGATGAGCGTACTCAGAAGCAAATCGCGCTGCTGACCGCACAGTACGAACAAGAAAAAGAACAACTTTACGCCGAAATAGGTCGCCTGACTACACCGCTCAGGTGGTTA GAAAAAAAAGTGAAGCAGGCTTTGCCCAGGTCGGTCAGATTAAGCCTAATCGAAACCCAAAAAGCTGAACTTTCACTCTCAAAACAAAGTGAGTTGCTAGGAATTAGCCGTTCCAGTTTGTACTACCGCTCAGTAGCACCAACCGAACGAGAAATTGAGCTCAAACACCGAATTGATGAGATTTACACCGTTTACCCTTTTTATGGATATCGGCGAATTCATCAACAATTACTGCGGGAAGGCAAGCACCTCAACCGCAAAACGGTGCAAAACTATATGCGGGAGATGGGGCTAGAAGCAATCTATCCTGGTCCTAATCTTTCGAAACGAGATCAAAAGCAGCGGGTATATCCCTATCTCTTAAGGAACCTGGCTATAACCAGACCCGCTCAGGTATTCGGTACCGACATCACATATATCAAGCTCAAACACGGTTGGCTTTATCTGGTGGCTGTCATCGACTGGTACAGCAGATATGTGGTAAGTTGGGAATTATCTGATACTTTGGAAATCGATTTTGTGCTTAGAACTACCGAGCGAGCGTTGGCGAAGATAAAACCGGAGATCTTTAACAGTGACCAAGGTAGTCATTTTACCAGTCCTAAATACACTGCTTTGATATTGGGCGCAGGTGTAAAGTTAAGTATGGATGGACGTGGGCGAGCACTAGATAATGTTTTCACCGAAAGGCTCTGGCGTTCCTTAAAATATGAGTGTGTTTATTTAGCACAATTTGAGAACCCCAAAGAAGCAAAGCTAGGGATTGGTGAGTATTTCGATTTCTACAATAATACTCGACCTCATCAGGCTTTGAAATATCAGACACCGGCTCAGGTTTATTTCAATACCGTGACACCAGTAATTATGTTAAAGAGCTAA
- the istB gene encoding IS21-like element helper ATPase IstB encodes MNSLEHKLTSLKLGRVKQVYSDWIERARETGMDYGEFLEELLSEELLSRQENQLKKRLHSASFPFEASLEQFDFSRHPELKRSVILRYFDSSFVEKAGNLLLIGASGLGKTHLSIAAGIKMVQLGYTVKFITAQQLANQVIAASTRQEIARILEPLLKCQVLVLDELGYLPMDARVGPALYELISGRYLRGATIITSNKSLSNWGELIEGGDTALMVAIIDRLLHHGEVFYLRGSSYRTLGKESYGLERRQLPPEEKKPEAGTGS; translated from the coding sequence ATGAATAGTCTGGAACATAAACTCACCAGCCTAAAACTGGGCAGGGTAAAACAGGTATACAGCGATTGGATTGAACGGGCACGCGAAACCGGAATGGATTACGGGGAGTTTTTAGAAGAATTGTTAAGCGAAGAGTTGCTATCTCGTCAGGAGAACCAACTCAAAAAGCGTTTGCACTCAGCCAGTTTCCCTTTTGAAGCCAGCCTGGAACAATTCGATTTCAGTCGCCACCCGGAACTGAAGCGCAGCGTGATTTTACGCTATTTCGACAGCAGTTTTGTAGAAAAAGCTGGGAATTTACTCCTAATCGGGGCAAGTGGGCTTGGGAAAACCCATCTTTCGATTGCAGCCGGAATTAAGATGGTGCAGTTGGGTTACACCGTAAAGTTCATTACGGCTCAACAACTGGCGAACCAAGTGATTGCGGCTAGCACTCGCCAGGAAATAGCCAGGATTTTAGAGCCGCTTTTGAAATGTCAGGTGTTGGTATTAGACGAACTGGGCTATTTACCGATGGACGCACGTGTAGGTCCGGCCTTATATGAGCTGATCAGCGGACGTTACCTCAGAGGTGCTACGATCATTACCAGTAACAAAAGCCTTTCTAACTGGGGCGAACTGATCGAGGGTGGTGATACTGCCTTGATGGTGGCGATTATTGACCGTTTATTGCATCACGGAGAAGTTTTTTATTTAAGAGGTAGCAGTTACCGCACTTTAGGAAAGGAGAGTTACGGCTTAGAGCGTCGGCAACTTCCACCAGAAGAAAAGAAACCGGAAGCGGGAACTGGTTCTTAA
- a CDS encoding isopenicillin N synthase family dioxygenase, whose translation MGNSKWTALPILDISRLEAGAAEKEAFLAELRHTAHDLGFFYLTGHGVDPELIRRVLTLSRQFFNLPEEEKLAIEMANSPHFRGYTRLGWERTRGQRDWREQIDIGDERPALPRDTGLPAWYRLQGPNQWPQSLPELREVILEYKSAVAGVALRVIRAFSAALGQSETVFDSIFTPDGVQLLKLIRYPGREATDSDQGVGAHKDGGFVTVLLQDVEEGLQVEYEGNWIDAPPIPGTFVINIGEVLELATNGYLRANVHRVNTPRQGIDRLSVAFFFGAKLDATVPLLKLPPELAEGVRGLTVDPLNPLFYEVGKNNLKGRLRSHPDVARRHYADLLEQEASENLASSY comes from the coding sequence ATGGGAAATTCAAAATGGACAGCTTTGCCGATTCTAGATATATCGCGACTGGAGGCAGGCGCTGCCGAAAAAGAAGCTTTTCTGGCGGAACTTCGCCACACCGCCCACGATCTCGGGTTTTTCTACCTGACCGGACATGGCGTTGACCCAGAGTTAATTCGCCGGGTACTTACCTTATCCCGCCAGTTTTTTAATCTGCCGGAAGAAGAAAAGTTGGCGATTGAGATGGCTAACTCGCCTCATTTCCGGGGCTATACCCGCTTGGGCTGGGAGCGCACTCGCGGTCAACGCGATTGGCGGGAACAGATTGACATTGGGGATGAGCGACCTGCGTTACCAAGGGATACTGGATTACCAGCTTGGTATCGGTTGCAAGGACCTAACCAATGGCCTCAATCGCTGCCTGAACTTCGGGAAGTTATCCTCGAATATAAATCTGCTGTCGCGGGTGTAGCTCTCCGGGTTATCCGAGCTTTTTCGGCTGCGTTAGGGCAATCCGAAACGGTATTTGACTCGATTTTTACGCCTGATGGGGTACAACTTCTCAAACTTATCCGTTATCCGGGACGTGAAGCAACCGATAGTGATCAGGGAGTAGGCGCACACAAAGACGGTGGTTTTGTCACGGTTCTGCTACAGGATGTCGAAGAAGGGCTTCAGGTTGAATATGAAGGTAACTGGATTGATGCCCCACCGATACCCGGAACTTTTGTGATCAATATCGGGGAGGTGCTGGAACTGGCTACCAATGGCTATTTACGGGCTAATGTCCACCGGGTTAATACGCCACGGCAGGGTATTGACCGTCTTTCGGTAGCTTTCTTTTTTGGAGCGAAGCTGGATGCCACCGTTCCACTACTTAAACTACCGCCCGAATTAGCGGAAGGCGTACGCGGCTTGACGGTTGACCCGCTCAATCCCCTTTTCTACGAAGTAGGTAAAAACAATCTTAAGGGTCGACTCCGCTCACACCCCGATGTAGCCCGCCGCCACTACGCCGACCTGTTAGAGCAGGAGGCTAGCGAGAACCTCGCAAGCAGTTATTGA
- the tnpC gene encoding IS66 family transposase produces the protein MTPAQELEQLRIENTQLREQLTSRDALVTQLIERIQTLEARLSQDSHNSSKPPSSDGFKRSPKKRSLRKSTGKKPGGQPGHEGQALKQSENPDAVIAHLPTTCEKCQTDLTKEAALPHFEPRQVFELPTQLKLHVTEHRTYSKKCPTCQTVTKAKFPQSVKNWVQYGPGFRALAVYLITYQLLPYARVCELLNEIYSESLSPGSLVNMIAECYEQLAEPEKTIKTALTQAKVLHCDETGLYVEGKRHWLHVASTLYLTHYAHHLRRGSKATDEIGILPTFQGVAIHDGWSNYLRYACTHGLCNAHHLRELAFVHEQLKQAWAAEFTTLLVDLKEEVEVARARSETSLSSARLAYFEERYQQLIAQGLAANSPPEGGWPCGKRGKPRQSKPKNLLDRLDKQRHQVLLFAYRFDVVEYGKERKRIPG, from the coding sequence ATGACACCTGCGCAAGAACTAGAACAACTTAGAATAGAAAATACCCAATTGCGAGAACAACTGACTTCACGGGATGCCTTGGTTACCCAACTGATAGAGCGAATTCAAACCCTTGAAGCCCGGCTCTCTCAAGATAGCCATAATTCATCAAAACCACCCTCTTCCGACGGGTTTAAGCGCTCGCCCAAAAAACGCAGCTTGCGTAAATCCACCGGTAAGAAACCGGGTGGTCAACCTGGTCACGAGGGTCAGGCTCTTAAACAAAGCGAAAACCCAGATGCAGTGATTGCGCATCTGCCCACCACCTGTGAAAAGTGCCAGACTGACTTAACCAAAGAAGCAGCGCTACCTCACTTCGAGCCTCGTCAGGTTTTTGAGCTGCCTACTCAACTCAAACTGCACGTCACCGAACACCGCACTTACAGCAAAAAGTGTCCTACTTGTCAGACTGTTACCAAAGCCAAATTCCCGCAGTCCGTCAAGAATTGGGTGCAATACGGACCTGGGTTTCGGGCTCTGGCAGTTTACCTGATCACTTATCAACTGCTGCCTTATGCCCGGGTGTGCGAGCTACTTAATGAAATCTACAGCGAAAGTCTTTCACCCGGCAGTTTGGTCAATATGATAGCGGAGTGCTACGAGCAATTGGCTGAGCCAGAAAAAACCATCAAGACAGCGCTTACCCAGGCCAAAGTGTTACATTGCGATGAAACCGGGTTGTATGTAGAAGGCAAGCGCCACTGGCTGCACGTAGCCAGCACCCTTTACTTAACCCACTATGCTCACCATTTACGGCGTGGTAGTAAAGCCACGGACGAGATTGGGATTTTACCGACTTTCCAGGGAGTAGCGATCCACGATGGTTGGTCTAACTATCTGCGCTATGCCTGTACCCACGGTCTGTGTAACGCCCATCATCTCAGGGAACTTGCTTTTGTCCACGAACAACTCAAGCAGGCGTGGGCGGCTGAGTTCACCACCCTTCTTGTGGACTTGAAAGAAGAAGTGGAAGTCGCCAGGGCTAGGTCTGAAACCAGTTTAAGCAGTGCACGGTTAGCGTATTTCGAAGAGCGCTACCAGCAATTGATCGCACAGGGTCTGGCAGCTAATTCTCCCCCAGAGGGTGGTTGGCCTTGTGGAAAACGGGGCAAGCCCCGGCAGAGCAAGCCTAAGAACTTACTGGATCGGCTGGATAAACAGCGTCATCAAGTGCTGCTATTTGCCTACCGTTTTGACGTTGTAGAATACGGGAAGGAAAGGAAAAGGATTCCGGGATAA
- a CDS encoding AAA family ATPase gives MNSGKLLKTAEVAERLGVDTGTVARYIREGILPATATAGGHYRVSDADLTAFIASAGRAKTEGAIIIALANQKGGVGKTTATANLGVLLWQMNLKVLLVDLDPQGHLTFTLGHDPDTLPLTIYDAMAGEREFDITKVILKTSFGPDLAPNNIVASNSDRELSSKPTWGTRLSNVLKKVRQNYDYILLDSGPSLNSLTVNALYAADYVVIPTQLEMLSVKGLQLLLERIDEARAEANPRLQIAGAVAMMVQQNNAARTMGEALRQALGQRGIRSFNTVVKRSVQFAEAANQRTVVAAISPRSEQTETFRQLLNEILQVVGGNGLDKIEMLDSGRKERGEEA, from the coding sequence TTGAATAGCGGGAAATTGCTTAAGACCGCCGAAGTAGCCGAAAGGTTAGGGGTGGATACCGGAACAGTAGCGCGCTACATCCGCGAGGGGATTCTGCCTGCCACCGCTACAGCTGGTGGTCATTACAGGGTCAGCGATGCCGATTTGACGGCGTTTATCGCCAGCGCGGGGCGTGCCAAAACCGAGGGGGCAATTATAATCGCCCTTGCCAATCAAAAGGGTGGAGTGGGCAAGACCACTGCCACCGCCAATCTGGGCGTGCTTTTATGGCAGATGAACTTGAAGGTTTTGCTGGTCGATCTCGATCCACAAGGGCATCTCACCTTCACGCTGGGACATGACCCCGATACGCTCCCGCTCACCATTTACGATGCGATGGCGGGCGAACGCGAATTCGATATAACAAAGGTTATTCTAAAAACCTCTTTCGGGCCCGACCTCGCCCCCAACAATATTGTCGCCTCAAACTCAGACCGCGAGTTATCCAGCAAGCCTACATGGGGTACACGCCTTTCGAATGTGCTGAAAAAGGTTCGTCAGAATTACGACTATATTTTGCTGGACAGCGGACCGAGCTTGAACAGCCTGACAGTGAATGCGCTGTATGCAGCCGACTATGTGGTGATTCCAACCCAACTGGAAATGCTCTCGGTAAAAGGCTTGCAACTTCTATTAGAAAGGATTGACGAGGCACGCGCCGAAGCCAATCCGCGTTTGCAAATCGCCGGAGCGGTGGCAATGATGGTGCAGCAGAATAACGCGGCGCGCACCATGGGCGAGGCTTTGCGGCAAGCATTGGGACAACGCGGTATCCGCTCTTTCAATACGGTGGTCAAACGCAGCGTGCAGTTTGCGGAAGCAGCGAACCAACGCACAGTGGTGGCTGCCATCTCGCCCCGCAGTGAGCAGACCGAAACTTTCCGGCAATTGCTGAACGAAATTTTACAGGTAGTGGGCGGCAACGGGCTGGACAAAATTGAGATGCTCGATTCAGGGCGCAAGGAACGTGGAGAGGAAGCATAA
- the istA gene encoding IS21 family transposase: MLEVMARSAIKYHRKRGDNYNVIAGKVQHDARTVKRVLNEPSDKVQTRPNRESSVAVFKEQIEGWLEQKLQVKRMLELAWEDPKQPYCGRPTAFYDYVRKLKKARENQAHQVQIRFEGLPGEFLQIDWGEIRGVLFSKQDSVPQTFYFFCARLKYSRFMYVSFQKDMAEETLVRCLVEALNRMGGVPWVITTDNMKTVVLRRDEKNQPVWHPVWQKLALEFEFHPEACAPASGNQKGAVENLVKYTKNNFLAGRTFYDAADLVRQLEEWLGVVNYERTCAATGEIPGSLLEIERKHFSPLPASARDYGLFTSLVVNREGVVIFETNKYSVPAELMGQTLTARIHREWLKLWRGTELVAQHPRCYSRNRRLVIPEHYTQAFEIKPRARTMVWRDWLLNLGPQVYQYVAVICRRQRATMSEQIHQLYALAQQVGLEEFQAAVELATEQQLYGAEYLKGLLLKPAGSGSNAATLKPTQPAVERLLSEYEPLVANRFSAIPEENEIERAVG; this comes from the coding sequence ATGTTAGAAGTTATGGCCAGAAGCGCAATAAAGTACCACCGGAAACGAGGGGACAACTACAACGTAATTGCGGGCAAAGTGCAACATGATGCCCGTACCGTAAAAAGAGTGCTAAATGAACCTAGCGACAAGGTACAAACCCGCCCCAATCGTGAAAGTAGTGTGGCAGTCTTCAAAGAACAGATTGAAGGCTGGCTAGAACAAAAACTACAAGTGAAAAGAATGCTGGAACTAGCGTGGGAAGATCCCAAACAGCCCTACTGTGGCAGACCCACCGCCTTCTATGACTATGTGCGCAAGCTCAAAAAAGCCAGAGAGAACCAGGCTCATCAGGTACAGATACGTTTTGAGGGCTTACCTGGAGAGTTTTTGCAAATAGACTGGGGTGAAATTCGGGGAGTGCTGTTCAGTAAACAAGATAGTGTACCCCAAACCTTCTACTTTTTCTGTGCCCGGCTGAAATACTCGCGTTTTATGTATGTGAGCTTTCAGAAAGATATGGCCGAAGAAACGCTGGTGCGCTGCCTGGTGGAAGCCCTCAACCGGATGGGGGGAGTACCGTGGGTAATTACCACGGATAATATGAAGACGGTGGTACTGAGGCGAGATGAAAAGAACCAACCAGTGTGGCATCCGGTGTGGCAGAAACTGGCACTAGAATTCGAGTTTCACCCGGAAGCCTGTGCCCCGGCCAGCGGAAACCAGAAAGGTGCCGTAGAAAATTTGGTAAAGTATACCAAAAACAATTTTCTAGCTGGTCGTACATTCTACGATGCGGCGGATCTGGTAAGGCAGTTGGAAGAATGGTTAGGGGTAGTGAATTACGAGCGTACATGCGCAGCGACCGGGGAAATTCCGGGTAGCTTACTGGAAATAGAGCGTAAACACTTCAGCCCATTGCCTGCTAGTGCCCGGGATTACGGTTTATTTACCAGCCTGGTGGTAAACCGGGAAGGGGTAGTCATTTTTGAGACCAACAAATATAGCGTACCGGCGGAACTAATGGGACAAACCCTGACAGCCCGGATACATCGGGAATGGCTGAAGTTATGGCGGGGTACGGAACTGGTGGCACAGCACCCCCGTTGTTATTCCCGAAACCGCCGCTTAGTAATACCGGAACATTACACCCAAGCTTTTGAGATCAAACCCAGAGCCAGAACCATGGTGTGGCGGGATTGGTTGTTAAATTTAGGACCGCAAGTGTACCAGTATGTGGCGGTAATCTGTCGACGGCAAAGAGCCACCATGAGTGAACAAATCCACCAACTATACGCGCTGGCCCAGCAGGTAGGGCTGGAAGAATTCCAGGCGGCGGTGGAATTGGCAACGGAACAACAGCTTTACGGGGCGGAATATCTCAAGGGTTTATTACTCAAGCCAGCGGGTTCAGGCAGTAATGCCGCTACCCTCAAGCCCACTCAACCAGCGGTGGAACGGCTACTCAGTGAATACGAACCACTGGTGGCCAACCGTTTTTCGGCCATACCTGAGGAAAATGAAATAGAAAGGGCGGTGGGATGA
- a CDS encoding ParB/RepB/Spo0J family partition protein, giving the protein MARKQKAISLDFLSRGSEIKSGMFEAASNEIEQAQAVEIERLLDNPYQPRLTVNPDALEELVSVIQSQGFLGALVARPHPERAGYFQLAAGHRRREASRKANLKRIPVVIKELLDEEMVAIAITENIQREDLTPLEEGRIFAVMSEKLGFTHEQIARAIGKARGYVENRLRLIRAPEDVQALAQAKPDSLRAVSTLVKIEDEGQRSDLIEGLLQGKLTADDITAIRRESSPPRRLREKREPLQPNIKGLQTAVRGLHQYTEKLAQRETIGAEEREALQELFKLVESLRAHFENGK; this is encoded by the coding sequence ATGGCGCGTAAGCAAAAAGCAATCTCGCTGGATTTTCTCAGCCGGGGCAGCGAAATCAAATCCGGTATGTTTGAGGCGGCTTCCAACGAAATTGAGCAGGCGCAAGCGGTTGAAATCGAGCGTTTGCTGGATAATCCCTATCAGCCCCGCCTGACTGTCAACCCCGATGCGCTGGAAGAACTGGTGAGCGTTATACAGTCGCAGGGGTTTTTAGGTGCGTTGGTGGCGCGTCCGCATCCCGAACGGGCAGGCTATTTCCAGCTTGCGGCAGGACATCGGCGGCGCGAAGCCTCCCGAAAAGCAAACCTGAAAAGAATCCCGGTGGTGATAAAAGAGTTGCTGGATGAGGAGATGGTCGCGATCGCCATAACTGAGAACATTCAGCGCGAAGACCTGACCCCTCTAGAAGAAGGGCGCATCTTTGCAGTGATGAGCGAAAAGCTCGGCTTTACCCACGAGCAGATAGCCCGCGCCATCGGCAAAGCCAGAGGCTACGTGGAAAACAGGTTGCGCCTGATCCGCGCCCCCGAGGATGTGCAAGCGTTGGCGCAGGCAAAGCCTGATTCGCTCAGGGCGGTATCAACGCTGGTGAAAATCGAGGATGAGGGGCAACGCTCCGACCTAATCGAGGGCTTGCTACAGGGCAAACTCACCGCCGACGATATTACCGCCATCCGGCGCGAAAGTTCGCCTCCTCGCCGCTTGCGCGAGAAAAGAGAGCCGCTTCAACCGAATATTAAAGGACTTCAAACGGCGGTGCGCGGTCTGCACCAGTACACCGAGAAGCTGGCGCAACGTGAAACAATCGGGGCAGAGGAGCGCGAGGCTTTGCAAGAGCTTTTCAAGCTGGTAGAATCGCTGCGAGCACACTTCGAAAACGGCAAGTAA
- a CDS encoding AIM24 family protein: MLFTTADLKNCPACGRLQPLDTSFCRCGGDYLDSPGGYPPQGGAPDPFGYQMYRHQDAGWTNGTQSNGVDMRETRVGNTLVRIAGNIVPQVEVALSPGDAVYFEHHILLWKHPQVNIDIKPLKGALKRMMAGMQIFVTQATGPGSIAFSRDDAGEIIPIHIRPGEELHVREHQFLAATSSIDYSFFRVKGVANILFGGTGFWIDRFVAPQQPGLLLLHGYGNVYEVMLRPGEAIDVEPGGFLYKDASVQMTTVSQRLSTGFLGGFNLFMNRFVGPGRVGIQTMYVHLPTAE; encoded by the coding sequence ATGCTTTTTACAACCGCAGACCTGAAGAATTGCCCGGCTTGTGGGCGTTTACAACCACTAGATACGAGCTTTTGCCGCTGTGGCGGAGATTATCTAGATTCACCGGGTGGTTACCCACCACAGGGAGGCGCGCCCGACCCTTTCGGTTATCAAATGTACCGTCATCAGGATGCGGGATGGACAAACGGCACTCAGTCCAACGGCGTGGATATGCGCGAAACAAGGGTGGGCAATACCCTCGTGCGAATAGCCGGTAACATTGTGCCGCAAGTAGAGGTGGCTCTTTCTCCGGGCGATGCGGTTTATTTTGAGCATCATATCCTGCTTTGGAAACACCCACAGGTAAATATCGACATCAAGCCCTTAAAAGGTGCCCTTAAACGGATGATGGCAGGGATGCAAATCTTTGTAACTCAAGCCACCGGACCGGGTTCGATTGCCTTCAGCCGAGATGATGCGGGCGAAATTATCCCGATCCATATCCGTCCCGGCGAAGAACTGCATGTACGGGAGCATCAGTTTCTGGCAGCGACCAGTTCCATTGATTACAGCTTTTTCCGGGTTAAAGGTGTAGCTAATATCCTATTTGGTGGCACAGGCTTCTGGATAGACCGTTTCGTTGCACCTCAACAACCGGGGTTACTGTTGTTGCATGGCTACGGGAATGTGTACGAAGTAATGTTGCGCCCCGGCGAAGCGATTGATGTTGAACCGGGCGGGTTTTTGTACAAGGATGCCAGCGTGCAGATGACCACCGTTTCGCAACGATTATCGACCGGGTTTCTAGGCGGGTTTAACCTGTTTATGAACCGCTTTGTGGGACCGGGACGTGTAGGCATTCAGACAATGTACGTCCATTTGCCAACCGCTGAGTAG
- a CDS encoding BRO-N domain-containing protein has product MGKDIENFGVVIRRIWHRNEWFYSVVDVVGVLADSGNPRQYWSNLKKRIKDEGFNEAMTQLEPLRLKSTDGKLRETDCASRETVLRLIQSIPSPKAEPFKLWLAKVGNERYSELEYPELALKRVRDNYRRKGYSDEWIEQRVRADMVRNELTDEWKFRGAQGTQFAILTDLINDGTFEMTVQVHKNYKALPERANLRDHMSPIELALISLGEATAVTLHRDRDSMGFNALKQDTEEAGQAAGEARKTIEKKLGRPAVSRENYLRQPENPERRQLSFFDEDEGK; this is encoded by the coding sequence ATGGGTAAGGACATAGAAAACTTTGGGGTGGTTATCAGGCGCATTTGGCATCGCAACGAGTGGTTTTATAGCGTGGTGGATGTGGTGGGCGTGTTGGCAGACTCCGGTAACCCGCGCCAATACTGGTCTAATCTCAAAAAGCGCATAAAAGACGAGGGTTTTAACGAAGCGATGACGCAACTGGAGCCACTACGCCTTAAATCTACTGATGGCAAGTTGCGTGAAACCGATTGCGCCAGTCGCGAAACCGTTTTGCGCCTTATCCAGTCCATACCCTCGCCCAAAGCCGAACCTTTCAAGCTATGGCTGGCAAAAGTTGGTAACGAGCGTTATTCAGAGCTGGAATATCCGGAACTGGCACTCAAACGCGTGCGCGATAACTACCGTCGCAAAGGCTACAGCGATGAGTGGATTGAGCAACGCGTGCGGGCAGATATGGTACGCAACGAGTTGACTGACGAATGGAAGTTTCGAGGCGCGCAAGGCACTCAATTCGCTATTCTGACAGACCTGATAAATGACGGCACTTTTGAAATGACGGTACAGGTGCATAAAAATTACAAGGCGCTACCCGAACGCGCCAACCTGCGCGACCACATGAGTCCTATCGAACTGGCTTTGATTTCACTGGGGGAAGCCACCGCAGTTACCCTGCACCGGGATCGTGATAGCATGGGCTTTAACGCTTTGAAGCAGGATACCGAAGAAGCGGGGCAAGCGGCAGGCGAAGCGCGCAAAACCATCGAGAAAAAGCTGGGTCGCCCGGCTGTCAGTCGCGAAAACTATCTGCGCCAGCCCGAAAACCCTGAACGCCGCCAACTCTCTTTCTTTGATGAGGATGAGGGGAAATAG